The following are encoded in a window of Megachile rotundata isolate GNS110a chromosome 2, iyMegRotu1, whole genome shotgun sequence genomic DNA:
- the LOC100882603 gene encoding RNA pseudouridylate synthase domain-containing protein 1 isoform X1 translates to MNINVFYTCSIFIHILVQIFRNLLKICTKSFMYTKFKNNIDILYHSENFIVVSKPYDMCINSNNPEKKDTLQFELKRVLPNLANPNLFHEFHFVHRLDYATSGVICIALNKKAARAASNAFETRTAKKFYLALLHGHINESYIIIDKAIAGIDIREKKGNHKMCVSGNAFCEKPRKSYTVLVVLERGFRNGKPATKVLLCPATGRRHQLRVHCSHIGHTVIGDYTYSERKDIEPYRTFLHSFRLILSNQIENLDVKSTDPFQASDPRNQWLPTNIARVLDENIFSDIDDLMQ, encoded by the exons atgaatataaatgtattttatacctgtagtatatttattcatatattagtacaaatatttagaaatttattaaaaatctgtACAAAAAGTTTTATGTATACTAAATTTAAGAACAATATAGATATACTGTATCACAGTGAAAATTTTATAGTAGTTTCCAAACCCTATGATATGTGCATTAATAGCAATAATCCTGAGAAAAAG gatacgcttcaatttgaattAAAAAGAGTTTTACCAAACTTAGCCAATCCAAATTTATTTCATGAATTTCATTTTGTGCATAGATTAGATTATGCAACCAgtggagtaatatgtattgcaCTAAATAAAAAAGCAGCACGAGCTGCTTCAAATGCTTTTGAAACAAGAACtgctaaaaaattttatttggcATTACTTCATGGTCACATTAATGaatcttatattattatagaTAAAGCAATTG CAGGAATAGATATaagagaaaagaaaggaaatcATAAAATGTGTGTTAGTGGAAATGCATTTTGTGAGAAACCACGAAAATCCTATACAGTTCTTGTAGTATTAGAACGAGGTTTTAGGAATGGGAAGCCAGCTACTAAAGTTCTATTATGTCCTGCAACTGGCAGAAGACATCAATTAAGGGTACACTGTTCTCATATTGGTCATACTGTGATAGGAGATTATACGTACAGTGAAAGAAAAGATATAGAACCATATAGAACATTTTTACATTCCTTCAG GTTGATATTAAgcaatcaaattgaaaatttagatgtaAAAAGTACAGACCCGTTTCAAGCTTCAGATCCAAGAAATCAATGGTTACCAACAAATATTGCACGTGTTTtagatgaaaatatattttctgataTTGATGATCTTATGCAATAA
- the LOC100882603 gene encoding RNA pseudouridylate synthase domain-containing protein 1 isoform X2, giving the protein MNINVFYTCSIFIHILVQIFRNLLKICTKSFMYTKFKNNIDILYHSENFIVVSKPYDMCINSNNPEKKDTLQFELKRVLPNLANPNLFHEFHFVHRLDYATSGVICIALNKKAARAASNAFETRTAKKFYLALLHGHINESYIIIDKAIGIDIREKKGNHKMCVSGNAFCEKPRKSYTVLVVLERGFRNGKPATKVLLCPATGRRHQLRVHCSHIGHTVIGDYTYSERKDIEPYRTFLHSFRLILSNQIENLDVKSTDPFQASDPRNQWLPTNIARVLDENIFSDIDDLMQ; this is encoded by the exons atgaatataaatgtattttatacctgtagtatatttattcatatattagtacaaatatttagaaatttattaaaaatctgtACAAAAAGTTTTATGTATACTAAATTTAAGAACAATATAGATATACTGTATCACAGTGAAAATTTTATAGTAGTTTCCAAACCCTATGATATGTGCATTAATAGCAATAATCCTGAGAAAAAG gatacgcttcaatttgaattAAAAAGAGTTTTACCAAACTTAGCCAATCCAAATTTATTTCATGAATTTCATTTTGTGCATAGATTAGATTATGCAACCAgtggagtaatatgtattgcaCTAAATAAAAAAGCAGCACGAGCTGCTTCAAATGCTTTTGAAACAAGAACtgctaaaaaattttatttggcATTACTTCATGGTCACATTAATGaatcttatattattatagaTAAAGCAATTG GAATAGATATaagagaaaagaaaggaaatcATAAAATGTGTGTTAGTGGAAATGCATTTTGTGAGAAACCACGAAAATCCTATACAGTTCTTGTAGTATTAGAACGAGGTTTTAGGAATGGGAAGCCAGCTACTAAAGTTCTATTATGTCCTGCAACTGGCAGAAGACATCAATTAAGGGTACACTGTTCTCATATTGGTCATACTGTGATAGGAGATTATACGTACAGTGAAAGAAAAGATATAGAACCATATAGAACATTTTTACATTCCTTCAG GTTGATATTAAgcaatcaaattgaaaatttagatgtaAAAAGTACAGACCCGTTTCAAGCTTCAGATCCAAGAAATCAATGGTTACCAACAAATATTGCACGTGTTTtagatgaaaatatattttctgataTTGATGATCTTATGCAATAA
- the LOC100882715 gene encoding DNA repair protein XRCC3, with protein sequence MEDYFETAKTVKERDKFLTTGCSKLDALLEGGITTRGITQIYGAASTGKTQLALQLCLTVQLPEVKGGFAAGAVYICTESIFPSRRLQELIQKLDATKKYGINGDLVFVEHVSTTDELETCLLHRIPILMSAKKIGLIIIDSIAAPYRVEDWNSEFNNRPKSLRTIGQQLHELSKHNICIICINQVTAVIHNNLLDDNVSERPALGTTWSSMITNSIYFYRINSLRYACIKLSSQLPQIIIPFKIEGSGVTAIA encoded by the exons ATGGAAGATTACTTtg AAACTGCAAAAACAGTGAAGGAGCGGGACAAATTTCTGACAACTGGTTGTTCAAAACTTGATGCATTACTTGAAGGTGGTATTactacacgtggaattacaCAAATTTATGGAGCTGCCAGTACAGGAAAAACTCAGTTGGCTCTACAATTATGTTTAACTGTACAGCTTCCTGAAGTAAAAGGCGGTTTTGCTGCTG GTGCTGTATATATATGTACTGAATCTATCTTTCCATCAAGAAGATTACAGGAATTGATACAAAAGCTAGATGCTACTAAAAAATATGGAATAAACGGTGATTTAGTATTTGTGGAACATGTTTCAACTACT gatGAATTAGAAACATGTTTACTTCATAGAATTCCAATATTAATGTCTGCCAAAAAGATAGGATTAATAATCATAGATTCAATTGCTGCACCATATAGAGTAGAAGATTGGAACAGTGAATTTAATAATAGACCAAAGAGTTTAAGGACAATCGGACAACAATTACACGAATTAAGCAAAcacaatatttgtataatttgtataaatcaG GTAACAGCAGTTATTCACAATAACCTGCTTGATGATAATGTTAGCGAGCGACCAGCTTTGGGAACAACTTGGTCAAGCATGATAACTAattccatatatttttatagaataaatTCTCTTAGATATGCTTGCATTAAATTATCATCACAATTACCACAGATAATTATTCCATTTAAAATAGAAGGATCTGGAGTTACAGCAATAgcttaa